The following is a genomic window from Neurospora crassa OR74A linkage group III, whole genome shotgun sequence.
GATTCCAAAAGAGAGGAAGCTTGCGTAGATTCGCTCAGATCTGATGAGGTCGCAACAGTTGCTATGGGTGAGGTTGGGTGAGAATCCGTGCGCATATCAACTGGCGAATGATCGCCAGCGGCCTCCCTGTCCACTCCCGAGTTGCCCTGGAAAGTGGTTATTAAGGGGTTGTGCAAAGATTGGGCTTCAGCATCGGCGGGCCCCTGATTAGCGCTCTCGAGGGCCACCAGTGTTGTTGTGGCGTCTGAGAGTGGTTCTGAGATTTGGAGTGAGTGGGAGCTTGGCGCAGAAGGCGCTTCGCCAGCACCTCCAGTAGGATTTTTTGGCGTGGAATTCGaactcatcatcttctttttctccctcAGTTTCATCGCCTTCAGTAGCCGTGCCTTTTCAGGTGTTATGGCGGTCTGCTtggctggcggcggcggggccGATGTGGGGATTTCTAGCTTAATAGGGGATGTCGGGGCCACCTCATCCTCCACTCCACCACTAGAAATAGGCCGAGCAGATTCAGTTTCAGTGACCTTGGCAGCAGCCAGATCCGCTGTCGAATCGGTTGCCAGGGATTTGTTCTCTGCGTCTTCCTTGATTGTCGACGACTCTAGCCCGTCTTCATCCTGTTCTTCGGCTCGGCTCTTCTTGTTCAAGGCTTTGTGAACCTTGAGGCCTACGGGGATCGTTGAGACCGGCCTGTTCTCTCCAGTTCCAGAAGTTCCTGTTCGCGGTCGCCCGACACTATCCACCGAAGGCCTGGGTCCAAGCTTTACGCGCGGCTTATAAGTGCCGTAACCGTAATAATCATTTTGGCGAGAGCGAGATGAGTGCGAGGACATGCGCCTTGCCGAGTCATCCATCATACTTGTGGGCGACGAGGGTCGCAAAACTCCGGCTAGAGAACGGGCATCGGCGTCATGTATGGTGTCTGGGTTGCTGGCGAGGTCCGGGTCCCTTGAAACACCACTCAAGGGATCTTCCCGGTTCCgtccctcctcgtccgctACTGATTCCGCCTCTGTCTCTCTTCGCTCttgttcttcctcctcggaaGCTTCCTCCAACAGCCTTTCGCGAAGGGAATCTGTGATGGACGAGGCGGAAGCAGTCGACGTATGCAACGAGCATGCGGCTGAGAGCTTGGTGTCCTTGAGCTCAGATGCGGAGGCGATCGAGAACTCGGCATCGTAGGGTGAAAGGAATTCGCAAATGGCGTTGAAGTGAACAGTTACTCGAGCTAAAACACGATTAGCAAGCTAGGTAagtctttcttcccttcagGTAACATTATTACATGGTTATCCCAGGGGCAGATGAAAGAGAAACACGAACCTTGAACCAGCCTCGAGCAACCCTCAGGCAGGTATTTGAGGATGACATTGCGGCGCCTATATCGCATATAGCCGTACAATGGCGACTTATCCTCATACTCGGCGATCGCATTTCGTATCTCGACGATACCGCCGGTGCCCTGTCCTAGCAACTCGAGCTCATCACGACTGGCATATTTTAGGAGAAACCTGGGCGCGGTGGCAGGCCCCGTGTTAGCGAATCGACGACGCTAGTTTGCGGCGCAGGGAAAAGCAAACCAAAACAAGAAAACAACAAAGTTTTAGGATCGATGGAAGCCAGGCGGCGCTTTGCAACCACAGAAAGCAGGatgaaagaaggagaaaggacaGCACGGCAGCAGGACTTACCATCCTCCAGGCTCGACAAGCGCAACCTCGTGGGCTTCCTTGACTGCGGGATTGTCCAACCCATTCAACGACATGTCTGGTTATCTCTGGCTTGGCTTTCGTTGCGCAGTGACTTTGTTGGCCAACGTTCCTCGTCACAACTGCAGGTCGGTCGGTACGATTGGTTGGCTTCTCGAGATCGAACAAGTCGGCACTAGATATCGTTGGCGCCGATGTGGGTATGCGAAAGGGCGCTCAAGCTCTGTATGTGTACTCTAATGTGGTGTGTGCACTTGAATGCTGCTGCGAGACGGGAGAGCGGCGGGCGGCAGCGATGTACCAGCAGTTTTAGATCTTCTAGACCACCTCGGGGGTGCTTGGACTGATGTACCTCTACAGACCTGACGGGCAGGAGGTAGGTACGGGTACAGCAGACGACGTATCCGGGCGCCGGGCTCGGGTGCGTGAGTACGTGACGAGTAGGCAAAGGTCAGTTATGTGgttgtggatggatgatCGTGCAGGTTTCGTCCGGGGTCTCCTTGGTTGAACCGAGCTTCTCTTCATGAAGCACCTTCCTAACTCAAAAACTTGTCATAGGGTCCTGTGTCGCTCGGACGGTGAGAAACGCGGGGAGCTGCCCTGTCTTTGATGCTCCGGGCAAACGAACATGAAACCGGGGGTGGTCGCGCGAGCGTTGCAGCCGATGTCAGGCTCGGGCGGTGGTCAGTGAGCTTGTGAGGCGCCAGACAGGAAGTAGTTCgtgggtaggtagtatgTATGCGCAAGGTTCAGTCGTTTCGTTATGTTCCTAGAGCAATGAGCCTTTTTTTGGGTTGGTGGTAGTCTACTGGGTCGAAAGGTAAGTATCGAAAGCTCGAAAGCAGGCCAGTCCAACAAGAATCGATCGCAAGTCGGCTCCGACCGAGGTGGAGCTTGAAGACTCTCCCAGGTAAAAAAAAGCAATGACGTCGAAACAACCTTTTTCTCTGTAGGTCGCCCAACAAGTCTAAAAATAATGATGCCGGTAatgaaggtgaagaagtgAAGGCAGAGATTGCAAATTAGCCTGTCAGCGGGTAGAGTTGGGCACCCAGACGAGCCAAAGAGCTAAAGCGAAAGAAAAGGGCCAAACAGAAAGTGAAGTCTGCGCAGAGTCGCGATTTGTGTCCCTTCACAACCTAAGCTTGTGCGCGACAACTCTGGAGTTCTCGGAGCAACCGCAAAGACCACACCAACAGTACGGCAGAGCAACTTGCATGAACTGAACGAATGAAGGAATATGTTAAACTAATTGCGGTGGGGGTAGGATGTACCCAATAGCCGAGCGGTAACGAAAAGAATGGATAGTGTTGAATTGacgcgatgcgatgcgactGATGAGAATGAATGACTGTGGGCAAGGTATCGATGCGCTTTTCTGCTTTGTAAATTGTAAAGGGAGCGCCTAGGCTGGGGACGGGGGAATTTGATCGTGAACTGAACCTTCCTTTGGGCGCGCACGACGGACGGGTACCTGGCGACTACCGGCGACTAGCGTCCAGCGCCCGGGGAAGCCATGCATGCGTGTCGCAACATGGTTGCAAGATCCAATTCCACCACTGCAGGGTCACCAGGGTCTAAACGCTAAGTAGTCGTCTTATTAAAGCACAGTGCGTGGTGATAGACACGCACTAACTGCACCTGGTTATTTCCCTTGACGCTGCGGCGGttgtggagggagggaggggcatTTTGAGGCTCCAGTCTCTGGCTCCCCACGGAGTGCGAACAAGAGGCTCCTCTCTGACAGTGTGCCACTGATCATATCATGTGTGCCTGCTGACAGAGCTATTCATCCGATTATGCATCAATGCCGTTCCATCCTCAACCATCGTGAATCAAGCATGACTTCTCGCTTGCTGTGCTGCGTGAGTGAGTGCTGCCCGACCCCTGGACTGCAACTTGAACTTGAAGATATGCACGGTCACATTCACACTTACACTGTATCTCAATTGTTCTAGGCCCCTTTTGGGACAACAGCCCCGCCCCCTCGTCCCGTCCGGCCGCCCTACAACTGTatgaggaaaagaaggccTGAAGAAGgaccaaagaagaagggcgcgAAGGCAGAAAAGGACCGGCCTCCATGCCTTGCATGTCTCCATGCCCGGCGACCTACATAACTACGCAGTAAATGCACTCGCACCCAACTatactacatacactacaccaaAAGACTGAAAGCCTGCCAGTGGAGTTCTgttagtagaggtacccttctagaggtatgtttCCTGCATATGGAACCCCTGAAACGGCCCGGAACGACAATAGCGTAACGATCTTTGTTCCCACCTCCCCAACTGCCCTAGAGCCCATGGCAAACGGCGAGAAATCTGAATGGGAATCGTAGTATCACATCTGTAAAAGGGAAATGAACCCTTTGTTCACTGgattttcttccttttggACAAACAAACACTCACCCTCTCATGAATCGGATATCACCTAGCGTACTGCTACACTCCTACTAGTCTAACCCATAGCATCAGCAACCTCCGCGTTGATCGACGACGGGCAATCACACACATTACCGTGATATTTTCCTTTTGGCCAACGTAACTTGTGGAGAATTGGCAATGAAGGGTGCAAGAAAGTCACGATGATATTGACGGGTaacaccttttttttttctccaaACACATATTGGGAAGGCGCCTCCTTTTCGAGGAAACATTGAGAGATCTCACTGAAACGCAGACAATTAACTTGTATGCATGCAGCCTCTTCAAATTTCGTATCTGCTTCTGCAACGAGACCGCACATGAAGCGCGTATGTTTTGCGAGCAACAATCCAGCTCCGGTTAGTTGAGAGGCCAAAGTAAACAACAAACCGTCTATAATGATTGGTCATGCAACGCATAGGACGAAAACTGGGCAACTGATGACAGGAAAGACACATCAAATACACCATAAAAATGGGTGGTGACAAAAAAGTAGAGATGAGGAAAGTATTCTCTTAGCATAGCACAAACAACTCGAAATGACTGGCTTGATGAAGACGACCCCCATACTCCTGCTTCCCCTCCCAACATAGATCCCTATCTTATATGTCACCGTGTCCTCGGATGTCGAAATATAGCATGAAGGCCAACTCTTCACTCCAGTTCCTCCCCAAAGTTTGTGGTGGCTGCCCGCCGACTCCAAGAAATGCCAAGATGAGGAAGCAATCGAATCAGACGTGATATAGGCCCCGATATCCTAGCTTGCGGCCATGACCTGCAGCTAGTAGTCAAAGACCCTATGCGTCCAAAGACTTCTTCGCTTCAGGCAGCGAATCTAACTTCATTGCCGTCACGGAACCGTCCGGAGTCGCCTCTGGAGAGTCACTGAGGACAACTGGCTCTTCTTCCACAGAACCTTCGATGGTGGTAGGGACAAATGGCTTCTTCTCTCCGTCCTCGAGGGGTGTGGGGTCGTGACCGCGACCAAAGTTGCTCGCAGATATCCCAACCGCCGGTGTGCTACCCTCCGCAATCTTCTGCTTAGTTGCCGTGACAATCTTCTCCGACTCGGTAACCGTGCCCGCAGCCGTAGTCGCATCGCCCTCGACGCCAATGGCACTAtctttgttgttttggttttCAAGCAAGGCTTGTTTGTCAAACCGGACAATCATACATGAGAGGTTATCGGTGCTGAAACGAGACAGAGCATGATCGACCAGTTTCTTGGCCGCAATCACCGGTTCCTGGATATCGCGCACAAGGTCGACTGCTTCCTGATCCGAGCAAACGTCCCAAAGCTGTAAAAAATTTGTCAGTTTATGTATCTTCAGGCACAGTGGGGAAAGTGGACTGCAGAGCTGTTGGTATTACTTACCCCATCGCAAGCAATAATCATGAACTCGTCCCAATCCGGTTGGATAACCGTCTCCGTGGTGTAAGGATGACCAGTGACGAGGTCTTTGATATAAGTATCGCCAAGAGCTCGGGTGACAGCAAGGACTCCGTTCACGCGGTTGTTCAGGATCAGACCTCCAGCGTTTGCTATACGCTTGCCCTCATTTTCATCGCTGCCTTTGTGGTCATATGACAGGCGCAACGCCTTGCCAGAGCGACACAAGACGATGCGAGCATCTCCCACATTGGCTGTATAAAGCACCCTCTGTCTTGTGGCAGAATTCTTCAACTTGGCGTGTGTAGCTTCCGGGATTGAAGAGTTGAGGCTTTTCTCGGACTGCCCATCCTCCACCTTAAGAGCATCCTCAGTGGCCTTGACAACCGCGGGGGCGATAGCTTGAGAGCCGGTCGCCGACTGGTTACTCGGAACTCGGTCCTCCCAGCGCAGAACCGCAACGGCAGCCGTGCAGCCACTATTTTTGAGCGGAAGCGCTTCTAGCTCGGTGTCCACAGTGGTAAACGTTTGATCAAGGAGTTCCGGTATAGGAGCATTCGGGTTCTTCTTGATGATATCCTCAAGGATTATGTGGAGCTTCTTGCCGCACCAGTCAGCAGCAAAGGTGCCGGCATGGCCATCGAAAATGGCAAAGTAGCCATTGTCCGTCTCGATCATGTCTGCATTCTGACTGGCGGAACTACTACTGCGCTTCTCATGTGATTCGTTCGCTGATTTTGATTGCTTCTGAGCCGAGCCCTCGGCGCCCAAAACAGGGGCAGGAGTATGGAGAAAGTTGTAGAGGAAAGCATGTGTGTCTTCCATAGTACGTCTGCACTTCTTGTTGCGGTCCTCCCAGACACCAACCTTGAACGTGGAGCGCGGCCCGGGGAGTGATTCACCGGCGGCATTGTTGTGCTGGCCTTGAGGAACAGCAAGGGCCTGATCTTGCTTGCCGAGCTTTTGCAAGGAAGTCTGATTAGAGTTCTTGGAGTCAGTACTCATATCACCGCTGTTACGGTTCGCAACTTGAGTAAACAGAGTATTTTTGGCTTGGGCAATCAGGCTGCTGGCTCTGCCGCTCACCCCACTGctccgcttcttcttgctaTCGGACGAGCTACCAGCGCTCGGTGGACTCCCGTTGCCGATTTGGGTGTCGCCGGCGGTGGACTGATCGGCGGACTTGATGGATTTGGGAGACGCGCCTCCATTGCCCGGCGCCTCCTTCTCGGGGGAGGGCGACTTGCTGCTCGACCTGTCCTTTCCACTGCTGCCCGAATCTGAAGCTGACCCGCTCACGGACTTGGAGGCGGCGGAGCTGGAACCGCCGCCGAACATCCTATTCAGCAGGCCTCCTTGAGAGGAGAGACTGCGACGCTTGTTGCCTGCCAGGTTGGTTGTTGGGGGGTGGGGTGGGTGAGGGCGCGACACGTTGCGAGAAGATGCCGTACTGAAAGGCCGGTCTGCGGAGAACTGCGGTTGTGAATAGGGACAGGGTCTGGGTCACTCTTGAAACCCTATTGGGGATTTATGCGCGCTCGTTGCGCTTTGCGATGAGGAAGTGAGGGCGTCGGTTGTGGTTGACAAAGAAGCAAGGGAGAAGCTGAAAGTTGTTGCAGGAAGGCTGGAGTAAGTTTGATAGGTATTCGTTGAATGGAGCTGATGCAATGGCGGAGATCGCGAAAGGTTGTTGAAAGgcagaagggagggaggggtcTGGTGACAGGCTGTGGTGCACCGCGCTGAGATGATGTAATGCCAGTTGAAGAGCCACTGTTCAGGGCTGCACAGCAGTGACGGGAGCAGGAAAGTCGAAGGCGCACAGGGGCACCTTGGGGGATTAGTCTAGTATTTCGGGGTCCGGGTGGAGAGCTTGaggtgtacactacctactcaAGGAAGGAGCAAGCACCGAGTCCAGTGGTAGGGGTAGTTGTCCAAGGGAGCCAGGCAGAGAACTGGATGACGAAAacggcaacaacgacaatCAACAACACTGTTCGGACCAAAGCTGCAATGTTCTGTGCTGCGTTTCGGGAGAGCAACCGCGGGGAAGGAATGAGGTTCGAGTCGACTGCAGTGGCGTCAGAATCGAGATTTGTTCTCTGTAGCCTAAAAAGTGCGGATGAAGAGGCAGAAGAGGCAGTTCGACTGCGATGTTGTCCAAAGGGATGAAATGAGGTGAAAGTGCCCGTGTGTGTCGAGGCCCAAGCTCAAGTGGAAGATGCCTGCGGATCGGTGTTGGACTCGCGCCTGCTGATCTGAATGGCTGGACCGCCCTACAAGCTTCCTCCGCATCCACTTCAGGGTGCCCGCCTGACAGCATGAAGTGGAGATGCTTCAGGTCCAGTCCGAGTCCATCATGTTCCAGTCCCGCCTTCCGTCAGAGGCCACGACCTGAAGGGACCCTGAGGGCCTTCTGAAATCGGGGACCTTACAGGCACCAGTAGGGACGGCAAACTTGATCTGTGTGTGACAGTGCAGCCCAGAAAGTGGGGTCCATACTGTACAGCTTAATCCGGATTCCACTTGCCATGCAACAGCAGCGAGGTGTCTAAGGAGCTTCACCTTGAAAGCCCAGAATAAGGTGTAGAATATCTGTACTACAGTACCTTACCATGCGCCTAGTCCATCTCGGAAATATAGAGAAAAGAGTCACTACGGTCTGAATTTAAAACATTCGCGGGAAATCCGGGGACTGGGCATCTTCAGGTTCTTTGTGCCGTCGGGTGTTTACAAAGCATTATAGTACTTAACTTAGTACAGACTGCGGGCGTTGGCGCCAAAGAGGCACCGATACAGTACTCGCGATGGTCCAgatagctacctctacctgccTGACCTAAGTACTTACTAGAATAGAGGGATGCTTCTAGGCGTGGGGTGCTGCAGGTGTGGTACCTTGACTGCTGCTACATTTATCAGGGGCGACCGTCTCATCTCACGCTCACTGCAACCACGAGGAAACGGGATTGTCATCGACACTTCACTTCGCATCGATCGCATGGATATTGTCAAGATGATGTTGATCGATGCTGTGACCCCAACTACCTATCTTTCGACTTGACCGTGGTGATTTTTGTCAACACTGGTGGacgtcctcctcccctagAGACTCACTATCTTCTCTTCGTAGTGTACAATGAGAATAGCCTGTTGGAACGGCAGGACGGCTAGACCGTTGGACGCTATTCGGCATAACAAAGCGGGATGGGATGTTAGTCTCGCGATCTGCACTGTACATGAAACTCACTCTGCCCAACGAGCCAACCAACGAAAGAAGTAACATGTTCTCGTGAGAATACCAGCTCATCACCTAACCATTATTCTAAGAGTCCACTCAACCCAACGTACGCCTAAAACTCCCGCAGTCATGCTGCATTCATGTGTGCTCATAGATGCCACTGCTTTGCAAGTGGGCATACGAACCATATCGCCCTCTCAGAGTCGTGGATGCATCAAGAAACCGGCAAGCTTGAAGAGCCATTCCCATCCCAGGGAGGGGAACATAGAAGCTGGAGCATCTTCGTCCAAGTTCAACCCTTTGTACAGCTTCCATTCTCTGGTTCCCAAGTTCATCAGAGTTTCGTTCATCGTCTCAGACTGTCCAACCTTGCCTGcaagtcgtcgtcgcctGGGTCGgctccaccacccccacccccaccacCCACTGCTTGGGCGACTTTGTTCTCCGGGACAGCCGCAACCTGTAGTCCCGATGGTGTCTCGCCCATCTGGTAAAGAACAAGTTAGCAACGTGATCTTGCTGCGAATACAACCGAACAGCCAGCCTTACCGCTTGACTGAGATCTACGCCAATCTCCTCCAGCACTTGCTCTACAACCTCAtcgccctcttcttcaagaCCCATATCCATTGCATCGTCGATagcatcatccatcatctcctgTCGTTGTTCCATGATATCGTTCTCGCGCTCAAACTCCATAGCTATACGTTGCAACGAGGGTAGGTTCATTGTGCGGTTCATGCTTCCGAGAGCCATCGTCGCGCCCTTCATGGCTTGCATCATCTGCTCGTTTGTACGGTATGTCTAGGAGATGGATCTTGTCAGTTGGCTAGTCTTTCGTATATCGGCGGAGATGTGGCACTCACTTGTAAGCGAAGCGAGATCTTTTGGAGTTGACTCCTCATGCTGTAAAACTTTTCGATGTATCGTCGTGTCCGCACCAAGTCCTTGGCCTGGATTTTGCAAGCACCCATCTGACCCTTCTGAGCGCTCTGGCGAATCTGGGAGACAAGTGTCTTTTCTTGCTTCTCGAGCTTGACGCGCTGTTGGTCCAGTTCTCGGATAGCCTTGTCGAGGAGTCGCTGGTTTTTGCGAAGACGCTCGGCCGGCGTCATACGCTTGCCGAAAGCCCATTCCAGGACCTAGTTTTTGGAACATGGTGTTAGCTTGCGCGGCCTGGATGCGCATCGACCGACGACGGAAACTCACGTTCATGttgctggcgctggcggtGATTGATAGCTAAGACCTGTAGAAAGGAGCGCTAGATGACTGGTTCTAATACCTCATCCACACCTTGCGTCAAGATAGCAATTTTTTGATGATCAGATCGGGAAAATTGGCCGTCCACAACTCAACGAAGTCGGCCTCGGAAGGTGCTGGGACTGGGAGCAGTTGGTTTTGGCAGTTGCGCAGTTGTTATGGTACCCTGCTGGACTGATGATGCCAAGACCCCCAGACGCCAAGGTGCTCAATGTTGGAGCCTTGGGTGGGGGCCTTGCTGCTACTGGGTAGCGAGCCACCCAAAGCCACAGAAGATGTGACCTCATCGCCGTTGATTAGCAGAGTCAAGCCACAAATACCAGATAGGCTCAGGGATGCGTCGGCCACGTTTGTCCATAACAAGACTAGCGGCCAATCACCAAAACATGAGGGGACTGCCGACAGAATTCCGTGCTTCGTTGCAATTCGACCTATCAACCTTCAATGCAGCCGTTCAAATGTCCCGCATGCCCGCATGGGCCCCCCGgcctgggggggggggggggggggggggttcagGTTTGGCATGGAGtggaaggtggaggaggaggtgcgaCATGGATGGACTCCTCCAATTTTTTGGATTTCTCATCCGTGACGCCCTAACCTGACACTAAACAGCCCACCATCAACCACTCTCTCCATTATCACACCTAACGAATCCGCTTAACCTTCGATCTCCCGCCCTCGATGCCCTTCTGATAAACGCCTCGTGCACGCATCCGCTCGGTCCTCCCTCGACACTGCGACAAGTCCCTCCACGACCATGAGCCAGGATTACTACCCGTCCAAGGGCAAGGCGCCCCAGCAACACGAGGACGGCGAACCGCGCGAATTCGATGACGGCGCCGAACACCACCCGCAGGTCCCGGGAGCCCCGACCACGCCCGCGTACATGACCGTCGGCACCGGCTCGACTTCCCAACATGCTGCTCGCCTTCAGGCCATGCTCGACAACGACTCCGGCTACGGCGGCAGCATTGCCGGTGACTCAAGGGCCCCTTCCCATTGGGACTCGGCTGTGCACCACGATAGCCCGCTACCAACTCCGACCACCGCCACccacgacgacgatgccAACCGCCGCTTGCAGGCCGGCGCCGTACACCAGCTATGGTATAACCAGCATCGCGTCACGCTAGGGCGCTCTATCAACACCGTCGTCGAGCTCCTCAAGAAGCTGCAAGAGATGAACGTGACATGGCCTGCGCATTAT
Proteins encoded in this region:
- a CDS encoding protein phosphatase 2C isoform beta produces the protein MFGGGSSSAASKSVSGSASDSGSSGKDRSSSKSPSPEKEAPGNGGASPKSIKSADQSTAGDTQIGNGSPPSAGSSSDSKKKRSSGVSGRASSLIAQAKNTLFTQVANRNSGDMSTDSKNSNQTSLQKLGKQDQALAVPQGQHNNAAGESLPGPRSTFKVGVWEDRNKKCRRTMEDTHAFLYNFLHTPAPVLGAEGSAQKQSKSANESHEKRSSSSASQNADMIETDNGYFAIFDGHAGTFAADWCGKKLHIILEDIIKKNPNAPIPELLDQTFTTVDTELEALPLKNSGCTAAVAVLRWEDRVPSNQSATGSQAIAPAVVKATEDALKVEDGQSEKSLNSSIPEATHAKLKNSATRQRVLYTANVGDARIVLCRSGKALRLSYDHKGSDENEGKRIANAGGLILNNRVNGVLAVTRALGDTYIKDLVTGHPYTTETVIQPDWDEFMIIACDGLWDVCSDQEAVDLVRDIQEPVIAAKKLVDHALSRFSTDNLSCMIVRFDKQALLENQNNKDSAIGVEGDATTAAGTVTESEKIVTATKQKIAEGSTPAVGISASNFGRGHDPTPLEDGEKKPFVPTTIEGSVEEEPVVLSDSPEATPDGSVTAMKLDSLPEAKKSLDA
- a CDS encoding SNF7 family protein — protein: MNVLEWAFGKRMTPAERLRKNQRLLDKAIRELDQQRVKLEKQEKTLVSQIRQSAQKGQMGACKIQAKDLVRTRRYIEKFYSMRSQLQKISLRLQTYRTNEQMMQAMKGATMALGSMNRTMNLPSLQRIAMEFERENDIMEQRQEMMDDAIDDAMDMGLEEEGDEVVEQVLEEIGVDLSQAMGETPSGLQVAAVPENKVAQAVGGGGGGGGADPGDDDLQARLDSLRR